The Corynebacterium qintianiae genome has a window encoding:
- the proC gene encoding pyrroline-5-carboxylate reductase: MDNSKTLDGAEPLSSDLGKIAVIGGGNIGEALIAGLLKAGVEPTSIFATNRSPERSSELAQRYGILTGSDNVEAVTDASMCFLCVKPAQILEVIEEVSDTVARHDESTAIVSMAAGITLAAIEGAVSAAGTPLFRVMPNTPMLVGRGVHVVASSRFVDEEKRAQVLGVLAATGRVVEVPERLIDAATAVSGSGPAYFFLLTEALVDAGVSLGLPRDVAQELAAATASGAGEMLMEGTSPAQLRHAVCSPAGTTVAAVRELEESGLRGALYRATEAAAARSAELGE; encoded by the coding sequence GTGGATAACTCAAAGACCCTGGACGGGGCGGAGCCGCTGAGCTCCGACCTCGGCAAAATCGCCGTCATCGGCGGAGGCAACATCGGAGAGGCCCTCATCGCTGGGCTGCTGAAGGCGGGGGTGGAGCCGACCTCCATCTTCGCCACGAACCGCAGCCCGGAGCGCTCGTCCGAGCTCGCGCAGCGCTATGGAATCCTCACCGGCAGTGACAATGTGGAGGCGGTCACAGACGCCAGCATGTGCTTCCTGTGCGTCAAACCCGCGCAAATACTCGAGGTTATCGAAGAGGTCAGCGACACGGTTGCGCGCCACGACGAATCCACCGCGATCGTCTCCATGGCGGCGGGCATCACCTTGGCCGCGATTGAGGGTGCCGTATCCGCCGCGGGGACCCCGCTGTTCCGCGTCATGCCGAACACGCCCATGCTGGTGGGCAGGGGAGTGCACGTTGTGGCGAGCAGCCGCTTCGTCGATGAAGAAAAACGCGCGCAGGTTCTCGGCGTCTTGGCGGCGACGGGCCGCGTCGTGGAGGTGCCCGAGAGGCTGATCGACGCCGCTACCGCCGTTTCCGGTTCCGGCCCGGCGTACTTCTTTCTGCTGACCGAGGCGCTTGTCGACGCCGGGGTGTCCCTCGGCCTGCCCCGGGATGTGGCGCAAGAGCTGGCGGCGGCCACCGCGTCGGGTGCGGGCGAGATGCTGATGGAGGGGACGTCCCCGGCGCAGCTTCGCCACGCCGTGTGTTCCCCGGCGGGAACGACGGTGGCGGCGGTGCGCGAGCTCGAGGAGTCGGGGCTCAGGGGCGCGCTGTACCGCGCGACGGAGGCCGCGGCCGCCCGCTCCGCTGAACTGGGCGAATAA
- a CDS encoding helix-turn-helix domain-containing protein has protein sequence MANEEKGKFLTVAEVAEIMRVSKMTVYRLVHAGDLPAVRVGRSFRVNERAVSEYLDSSVYNVG, from the coding sequence ATGGCTAATGAAGAAAAGGGAAAGTTCCTTACAGTCGCCGAGGTTGCCGAGATCATGCGCGTCTCCAAGATGACGGTTTACCGTCTGGTGCACGCTGGTGATTTGCCTGCCGTCCGTGTGGGCCGTTCGTTCCGCGTGAACGAGCGCGCTGTTAGCGAGTACCTCGATTCCTCGGTGTACAACGTGGGTTAG
- a CDS encoding 30S ribosomal protein bS22 codes for MGSVIKKRRKRMSKKKHRKMLRRTRVQRRKLGK; via the coding sequence ATGGGTTCAGTCATCAAGAAGCGTCGCAAGCGCATGTCGAAGAAGAAGCACCGCAAGATGCTGCGCCGCACCCGCGTTCAGCGTCGCAAGCTCGGCAAGTAG
- a CDS encoding HAD family hydrolase — translation MNADSAHRPGREFLAQWSASQGNVRRFLEDLAMPPLDDAAQRAAGQAAAAAAIEETFGLSIDDFNLGVDTVGGAFATAGSAKVTQPDPDVPQDAEAAAFFDIDNTLIQGSSLVLLGRGLAKKRLITLRELLPGLTKQLRYRLMGSEKASDIASGREHALGLARGKKVSDLLELADDIVDHQILDRAFEATLELAQMHLAAGQQVWLVSATPVQIGQALAARLGFTGALGTVAEDEGGVFTGRLVGDILHGPGKRHAVAALAALQQLDLAQCTAYSDSINDIPMLSMVGTPVAINPDRALRRHAQAQGWEIRDYRSMRKAALPAVCAATVCAGAWALWRTRKARTR, via the coding sequence ATGAACGCGGACTCCGCGCACCGCCCAGGCAGGGAGTTTCTCGCGCAGTGGTCGGCCTCGCAGGGTAACGTGCGACGGTTCCTGGAGGATCTCGCGATGCCCCCGCTTGATGACGCCGCGCAGCGCGCCGCCGGCCAAGCAGCCGCGGCCGCGGCCATCGAGGAGACGTTCGGGCTGAGCATCGACGACTTCAACCTCGGCGTAGACACGGTGGGTGGGGCCTTTGCCACCGCAGGCTCGGCGAAGGTCACCCAACCGGATCCCGACGTGCCGCAGGACGCGGAAGCCGCGGCATTCTTCGACATCGACAACACGCTGATCCAGGGCTCCTCGCTTGTCCTGCTCGGCCGCGGGCTGGCTAAGAAGCGCCTGATCACGCTGCGCGAGCTACTGCCCGGCCTGACCAAGCAGCTGCGCTACCGCCTCATGGGATCTGAGAAAGCCTCCGACATCGCCAGCGGCCGCGAACACGCCCTCGGCCTTGCCCGCGGCAAAAAGGTCAGCGATCTGCTCGAGCTTGCCGACGACATCGTTGACCACCAGATCCTCGACCGCGCCTTCGAGGCGACCCTGGAGCTGGCGCAGATGCACCTCGCGGCTGGGCAGCAGGTGTGGCTGGTGTCGGCGACACCGGTGCAGATCGGCCAGGCGCTCGCCGCCCGCCTGGGGTTCACGGGCGCGCTGGGCACCGTCGCCGAAGACGAGGGCGGTGTGTTCACCGGCCGGCTCGTGGGCGACATCCTGCACGGCCCCGGCAAACGGCACGCCGTGGCTGCCCTGGCCGCTCTCCAACAACTCGATCTCGCTCAGTGCACCGCTTACTCGGACAGCATCAACGACATCCCCATGCTGTCCATGGTGGGCACACCCGTGGCAATTAACCCGGACAGAGCGCTGCGCAGGCACGCCCAGGCGCAGGGGTGGGAGATTCGTGACTACCGCTCGATGCGCAAGGCGGCCCTGCCCGCGGTCTGCGCGGCCACCGTCTGCGCCGGCGCATGGGCACTCTGGAGAACGCGAAAGGCCCGCACCCGTTAG
- a CDS encoding glutaredoxin family protein: MTVKRVELMVRATCGSCDRVARQITPVVAAAGSRLELVDVDCDPDLAAEYGDRVPVVVIDGEEFACWEVDDADLAAELVE; the protein is encoded by the coding sequence ATGACTGTGAAAAGGGTCGAGCTAATGGTCCGCGCCACATGCGGGTCTTGCGACCGCGTCGCACGCCAGATAACTCCGGTCGTCGCCGCGGCCGGTTCGCGGCTCGAGCTTGTCGACGTCGACTGCGACCCGGATCTGGCCGCCGAGTACGGCGACCGCGTGCCCGTCGTCGTCATCGACGGCGAAGAGTTCGCCTGCTGGGAAGTGGACGACGCTGACCTCGCCGCCGAACTGGTGGAGTAG